A genomic stretch from Leptospira licerasiae serovar Varillal str. VAR 010 includes:
- a CDS encoding ParB/RepB/Spo0J family partition protein, producing MSASAKPKALGRGLGNLIPVSEEKSFKEAGGEGSLKEVKLSEIRPNPDQPRRTFNEESLRELAETIKAHGVIQPIVVKDTGSGYEIISGERRYRACKIAGFIKIPVVVKKANVQQTLEMALIENIQRENLNPIEEALAYKTLSEKSGLKITDIASRVGKNRATVSNLIRLLQLPDSVMDLVKNGRISEGHARPLLSIADRKKSEQLAYQIAEKGLTVRQVEDIVANLTEEAPVREKKKSKRKEVDIVELENKFRKKYSMKVDITHNSSSGKGKLSIAYPSLDALQKVLDALGL from the coding sequence ATGAGTGCTAGCGCAAAACCGAAAGCATTAGGTAGAGGACTAGGCAATTTAATTCCTGTTTCGGAGGAAAAATCTTTCAAGGAAGCAGGGGGAGAAGGTTCACTCAAAGAAGTTAAACTTTCCGAGATCCGTCCAAATCCCGACCAACCTAGAAGAACTTTTAACGAAGAATCTTTGCGAGAACTTGCGGAAACAATTAAGGCTCATGGAGTTATCCAACCGATCGTAGTAAAAGATACTGGATCGGGATATGAGATCATCTCCGGAGAAAGAAGATACCGTGCATGTAAAATTGCAGGCTTTATAAAAATCCCAGTTGTAGTTAAGAAGGCGAATGTCCAACAAACTTTGGAAATGGCTCTGATTGAGAATATCCAAAGAGAAAATCTAAACCCGATCGAAGAGGCTTTGGCTTACAAAACTCTTTCTGAAAAATCCGGATTAAAGATCACGGATATTGCATCACGTGTTGGAAAGAATCGCGCGACAGTTTCTAACCTGATCCGTCTTTTACAATTACCTGATTCAGTTATGGATTTGGTTAAGAATGGTAGAATATCCGAAGGTCATGCTAGACCGCTTCTATCCATTGCGGATCGCAAAAAATCGGAACAACTCGCATATCAAATTGCGGAGAAAGGTTTAACTGTCCGCCAAGTAGAAGATATCGTTGCTAATCTAACGGAAGAAGCTCCTGTTCGTGAGAAGAAAAAATCCAAACGTAAAGAAGTGGATATTGTAGAGCTTGAGAATAAGTTCCGCAAAAAGTATTCTATGAAAGTGGATATTACCCATAATTCTTCTTCTGGAAAAGGAAAACTTAGTATTGCTTATCCAAGTTTGGATGCCTTGCAGAAAGTTTTAGATGCCTTAGGGTTATAA
- the recR gene encoding recombination mediator RecR: MAEHLIEGMVNALSSLPGIGRKSAYRISFHLLRQDPAVFNGFIQSLSEVKGRIRFCSRCGSYSEEEICDLCLSEKRDSHTVCVVEQPEDVFFIENTGEFKGRYHVLNGVISPLEGVGPQDLRIRELLNRIQPEDLKEVLVATNPTLEGDATADYLNHQLKNFNVTVTRIAYGITVGGSIELADQYTLGRAIRSRLKL, from the coding sequence TTGGCTGAACATTTAATCGAAGGAATGGTAAATGCGCTTTCCTCTCTTCCAGGAATCGGAAGAAAAAGTGCATACCGCATCAGTTTTCATTTATTAAGACAAGACCCGGCAGTTTTTAACGGATTTATTCAAAGTTTATCGGAAGTAAAAGGAAGGATCCGTTTCTGTTCCCGTTGCGGTTCTTATTCGGAAGAAGAGATCTGTGATCTTTGTCTTTCTGAAAAAAGAGACAGTCATACGGTTTGCGTAGTAGAACAACCGGAAGATGTATTCTTTATAGAAAACACTGGCGAATTCAAAGGTAGATACCATGTTCTGAACGGAGTTATTTCTCCTTTGGAGGGTGTAGGACCTCAGGATCTACGTATCAGAGAACTTTTAAACAGAATACAACCTGAAGATCTTAAAGAAGTTCTAGTCGCCACTAATCCCACATTAGAAGGGGATGCAACAGCGGATTATCTGAACCATCAATTAAAGAACTTTAATGTAACCGTTACTAGGATCGCCTATGGTATTACTGTGGGTGGTTCTATAGAACTCGCGGACCAATATACATTGGGAAGAGCGATCCGCTCCAGACTTAAGCTCTAG
- a CDS encoding YbaB/EbfC family nucleoid-associated protein, whose product MFENLKNASELFSKMGEMRGKMEEIKKRISNLRVMGDAGAGMVQVTSTGDGMIVDVKINRALFDSEDNKMLEDLVMAATNDAIQKAKQAAEYELKSITGGLDLSEISKLFGGNLG is encoded by the coding sequence ATGTTTGAGAATCTAAAAAACGCATCCGAACTTTTTTCCAAGATGGGAGAAATGCGCGGCAAAATGGAAGAGATCAAAAAAAGGATCTCCAACCTAAGAGTAATGGGTGATGCAGGCGCAGGAATGGTACAAGTCACATCCACCGGAGATGGAATGATCGTAGATGTGAAGATCAATCGCGCATTATTCGATTCGGAAGATAATAAAATGTTAGAGGATCTAGTCATGGCAGCTACAAACGATGCCATCCAAAAAGCCAAACAAGCTGCGGAATACGAATTAAAATCGATCACGGGCGGACTAGATCTTTCCGAAATTTCCAAATTATTCGGCGGTAACCTTGGCTGA
- a CDS encoding OmpA family protein: MASKIHTLPSNSFRIVSVLLCYFIFAGFSVSGAEDSFLKGKVAPIKGEINTSLNEFGISLSEDGNIIYYYSKRRNSNYSDLFKSVKTKDGWSAGAEVSELNSQFDDQSPFIVENEKAIIFSSNRDGSIEFKLGNGKIGVSRDLYFATLKNGSWDKATRLPLEVNTPSIEENPFLAGSYLFFTRYPFGKVAESDIYISEYKDGSWGKAIRMESPINTEHAEIAATLSRDSKYLYFSSNRPGGYGGLDIYKVEIKEDGTFSPAVNLGPVINSPGDEAFYTETPDGKNAYFCRLVKEGGNYDIYEFSANEWEELKKNKKISLESIHFRTGSFEIEEESFEILDRLVTFLNENPSIKLKITGHTDLHGDPSDNLELSRNRAASVKDYLVKKGISTARFTTDGKGSKEPIYPEKNPETDRKNRRTEFQILE, from the coding sequence ATGGCTTCTAAAATCCATACTCTTCCTTCAAATTCCTTCCGGATCGTTTCTGTTTTACTTTGTTATTTCATATTTGCGGGATTCTCCGTATCAGGCGCTGAAGATTCTTTTTTAAAAGGGAAGGTTGCTCCTATAAAAGGAGAAATTAACACTTCCTTAAATGAATTCGGGATCAGCCTTTCGGAAGACGGTAATATTATATATTACTATTCCAAACGTAGGAATTCCAACTACTCGGATCTTTTTAAATCCGTAAAAACAAAAGATGGTTGGAGCGCGGGTGCAGAAGTTTCCGAATTAAATTCTCAATTCGACGACCAAAGTCCTTTTATAGTAGAAAATGAAAAGGCGATCATCTTCTCCTCTAATCGTGATGGAAGTATTGAATTTAAGTTAGGCAACGGCAAGATCGGAGTTTCCAGAGATCTATATTTCGCAACTTTAAAAAATGGAAGTTGGGATAAAGCCACTAGACTTCCTTTAGAAGTAAACACTCCGTCTATAGAAGAGAACCCATTTTTAGCCGGTAGCTATTTATTCTTTACTCGTTACCCATTCGGAAAAGTCGCCGAATCAGATATTTATATTTCCGAATACAAGGACGGTTCATGGGGAAAAGCAATCCGTATGGAAAGCCCTATAAATACAGAACATGCAGAGATCGCGGCAACTTTAAGCAGGGATAGTAAGTATTTGTATTTTTCTTCCAATCGCCCCGGTGGATATGGTGGATTAGATATTTATAAAGTAGAAATCAAGGAAGACGGTACCTTCTCCCCTGCTGTCAACTTAGGACCCGTAATCAATTCTCCCGGCGATGAAGCATTTTACACGGAAACTCCTGACGGTAAAAATGCGTACTTTTGTAGGCTTGTGAAAGAAGGAGGGAATTACGACATCTACGAATTTTCCGCTAATGAATGGGAAGAATTAAAGAAGAATAAGAAGATCTCGTTGGAATCCATTCATTTCAGGACCGGATCCTTTGAGATCGAAGAAGAATCCTTCGAAATTTTGGACAGATTGGTTACTTTCTTAAATGAAAATCCATCCATAAAGTTAAAGATTACCGGGCATACCGATTTGCATGGAGACCCGAGCGACAATTTGGAATTAAGTCGAAATCGGGCTGCGTCAGTGAAGGATTATTTGGTCAAAAAAGGAATATCTACGGCTAGATTTACTACGGACGGAAAGGGAAGTAAGGAGCCTATCTATCCGGAAAAAAACCCGGAAACGGACCGTAAGAATCGCAGGACCGAATTTCAAATTTTAGAATAG
- the dnaX gene encoding DNA polymerase III subunit gamma/tau gives MAGNHEVLSRKYRPQRFQDVIHQNLAIGALQNAVKSGKIGHAYIFFGPRGVGKTTIARIFAKRLNCQNPIDNEPCNQCDSCQEITKGISGDVLEIDAASNRGIENIRELRDNVKFTPMGGKYKVYIIDEVHMLTDQSFNALLKTLEEPPAHVVFVLATTEYHKIPETILSRCQDFIFKKVPLSVLQDYAENLCKEENTKYDSEGLFWVAKKGDGSVRDMLSFMEQALVFTDNRLLGSEIRKMIGYHGIDFLSDFIKSLVDAENSSKSLQIIENLYQEGQDIYKFLWDSIEFTHTLCLVKDSAADSESVNYPREDLIKMRKDFESVDPIALNKLSFRLFELFEKVKTLRLRNSFEIKIFIEIQIKKLTEDLAKPSLAGLVDRINHLILMIQDQDSNAPAVAFEIPKKQAPIPAKEIQTPTPTPSPVVSNEKKETPKEQRPGALSSLEDMAKDVSSEDAEWEKSFKNEFLGTDVDPSKVPKLGH, from the coding sequence ATGGCCGGAAATCACGAAGTTCTCTCTCGCAAATACCGCCCCCAAAGATTCCAGGATGTGATCCATCAGAATCTTGCGATCGGCGCATTACAAAACGCGGTTAAATCCGGAAAAATAGGTCATGCGTATATCTTCTTTGGGCCTCGTGGTGTAGGAAAAACTACAATCGCTCGGATCTTCGCTAAAAGATTGAACTGCCAAAATCCGATCGATAACGAGCCGTGTAATCAGTGCGACTCTTGCCAAGAGATCACCAAAGGAATTTCAGGAGATGTTCTTGAGATAGATGCTGCGAGTAACCGCGGTATCGAAAATATCAGAGAACTTAGGGATAACGTAAAATTCACTCCAATGGGTGGTAAGTACAAAGTGTACATCATTGACGAGGTGCACATGCTTACTGATCAATCCTTCAATGCACTTTTAAAAACTTTAGAAGAACCTCCTGCTCATGTGGTTTTCGTTCTAGCAACCACCGAGTATCATAAGATTCCGGAGACAATTCTATCTCGTTGCCAAGATTTTATCTTTAAAAAGGTTCCGTTATCCGTTCTCCAAGACTATGCGGAGAATTTATGTAAGGAAGAAAACACAAAGTACGATTCGGAAGGATTGTTCTGGGTCGCAAAAAAGGGTGACGGTTCTGTGAGAGACATGCTTTCCTTTATGGAGCAAGCTCTCGTGTTCACAGACAATCGACTATTAGGATCAGAGATCCGAAAAATGATCGGTTACCATGGGATAGATTTCTTATCCGATTTTATCAAAAGTCTAGTAGATGCCGAAAATTCTTCCAAGTCTTTGCAGATCATCGAGAACTTATACCAAGAAGGTCAGGACATATACAAATTCCTTTGGGACTCTATAGAGTTCACTCATACATTATGTTTAGTAAAGGATTCAGCTGCGGATTCCGAATCGGTGAACTATCCAAGAGAAGATCTGATCAAGATGAGAAAGGATTTCGAATCAGTGGATCCAATCGCATTAAACAAACTGTCTTTCCGTCTTTTCGAATTATTCGAAAAAGTGAAAACACTTCGTTTGCGAAACTCTTTTGAGATCAAAATTTTTATAGAAATACAGATCAAAAAGCTTACGGAAGATCTAGCAAAACCTAGCCTTGCAGGACTTGTAGACAGGATCAATCATCTTATACTGATGATCCAAGACCAAGATTCAAATGCTCCCGCTGTTGCATTCGAGATCCCTAAAAAACAAGCACCCATACCAGCAAAAGAAATACAAACTCCTACCCCGACTCCATCTCCGGTTGTGTCTAATGAAAAGAAAGAGACTCCTAAAGAACAGAGGCCTGGCGCTCTTTCTTCTCTAGAAGATATGGCCAAAGACGTTTCTTCCGAAGATGCGGAATGGGAAAAATCTTTTAAAAATGAATTTTTAGGAACGGATGTAGATCCTTCCAAAGTGCCTAAGCTGGGTCACTAG
- a CDS encoding nucleoside deaminase, with the protein MSHEIIEPLLKVFLDRFAEIRTQNSEEIPSFTQIYKNGNLVCEAFNSVEISEDSSLHSEVLAISEAKRICKERYLTDCILITTLEPCLMCGGSILLSRIPKVAYLVPAKLGEGISSLPLETIYSRNFFPELVLIKSKTTTELFKTFFKDKRN; encoded by the coding sequence ATGAGCCATGAAATAATAGAGCCGCTACTTAAGGTTTTTTTAGACCGATTTGCGGAAATTCGAACTCAAAATTCGGAAGAGATCCCTAGTTTCACACAAATTTACAAAAACGGAAATCTTGTCTGTGAAGCGTTCAACTCGGTGGAAATTTCGGAAGATTCTTCCTTACATAGCGAAGTTCTCGCAATTTCAGAAGCAAAGCGGATCTGCAAGGAAAGATATCTGACAGACTGTATCCTCATTACCACTCTGGAGCCATGTTTGATGTGTGGAGGCTCCATTCTTCTTTCCAGGATCCCTAAAGTGGCATATCTAGTTCCGGCAAAGTTGGGAGAAGGAATATCATCTCTTCCTTTAGAAACCATCTATAGCAGAAATTTTTTTCCAGAACTTGTACTAATCAAATCGAAGACGACCACAGAGTTATTTAAAACTTTCTTCAAAGATAAGAGGAATTAG
- a CDS encoding TatD family hydrolase, with translation MYSIIDTHCHLDIIQEQGQDIAESLKKAKESGIKKIVQIGIDLESSIRAKGLSEKFSDEEIEIFYSIGCHPTETHEFPKKEEILTLVKENVTDQKLSAIGEIGLDYYHDASTKAYQTEVLHSFLEASSQYSLPVVIHSRDAAEDTVSILKEHRDMAFGVIHCFTYDYPTAKKLVDLGYYISFSGIVAFKNARDIQEAAEKLPLESMLIETDAPFLAPPPFRGKRNEPSYTKFVLEKMFSLRKEPNSEVEKTLYNNSLKFTQRKAYHHD, from the coding sequence ATGTACTCCATCATCGACACTCACTGCCACTTAGATATAATACAAGAGCAAGGGCAGGATATTGCAGAATCTCTAAAAAAAGCAAAAGAATCCGGTATAAAAAAGATCGTCCAGATCGGTATCGACCTTGAGAGCTCAATTAGAGCGAAAGGTTTATCTGAAAAATTTTCAGATGAAGAGATAGAAATTTTTTATTCGATCGGTTGCCATCCAACGGAAACTCATGAGTTCCCTAAAAAAGAGGAAATTTTGACACTAGTCAAAGAAAACGTGACGGACCAAAAGTTATCCGCGATTGGAGAGATCGGGTTAGATTACTATCATGATGCGTCGACTAAAGCGTATCAGACGGAAGTATTACATTCCTTCTTAGAAGCTTCTTCTCAATATTCTCTTCCAGTTGTTATTCATTCTAGAGATGCGGCAGAAGATACGGTCTCTATCTTAAAAGAACATAGGGACATGGCATTCGGAGTGATCCATTGTTTTACTTACGATTATCCTACGGCAAAGAAGTTAGTAGACTTAGGATATTATATTTCATTTTCGGGAATCGTCGCTTTTAAGAATGCGAGAGATATCCAGGAAGCGGCGGAAAAACTTCCTTTAGAAAGTATGTTGATCGAAACGGACGCGCCGTTTCTTGCTCCACCTCCTTTTAGGGGAAAGAGGAACGAACCGTCTTACACCAAATTTGTATTAGAAAAGATGTTCTCGCTTAGAAAAGAACCCAACTCGGAAGTAGAAAAAACTTTGTATAATAATTCCTTAAAATTCACGCAAAGGAAGGCGTATCATCATGATTGA
- a CDS encoding substrate-binding periplasmic protein, which produces MPSRLDSVLSKKELVVGVNRVYEPFYIQDPKDGFPGFDMELAKMYADYLGVALKVKPLKTFRQFSDEIAAGTIDIAMAGMSTDLSRGKTVTFSDPYLLTTPAGLVNKRSLPPEPEGSIVTTRTFKSLEDLAVLNALSFSVRSNTTNHNYLLRRFGKNQIYSYLSDSIAIDALTKGNVICYVADSLYILSLLQKQPSLKASYVALVNPVMDEYISAALPLNDLVFADNFNFFIKELKRTGMIESLRAKYFLGNGWVK; this is translated from the coding sequence ATGCCTTCTAGATTGGATTCTGTCCTTTCAAAAAAGGAATTGGTGGTAGGCGTCAACCGCGTTTACGAACCTTTTTATATCCAAGATCCGAAAGACGGTTTTCCAGGTTTCGATATGGAACTTGCAAAAATGTACGCGGACTATTTGGGGGTAGCGCTCAAAGTAAAACCTCTCAAAACGTTTCGTCAATTCTCGGATGAGATCGCGGCCGGTACTATAGACATTGCAATGGCCGGAATGTCTACGGATCTAAGTCGTGGAAAGACTGTTACCTTCTCAGACCCTTACCTTCTTACGACTCCCGCAGGACTTGTTAATAAACGTTCTCTTCCTCCCGAGCCGGAAGGAAGTATAGTAACTACTAGGACCTTTAAATCTTTAGAGGATCTAGCGGTTCTAAATGCTCTTTCATTTTCTGTCAGATCCAATACTACAAATCATAATTATCTTCTGAGAAGATTCGGTAAGAACCAAATTTATAGCTATCTTTCCGATTCCATTGCGATCGATGCATTAACAAAAGGGAATGTGATTTGTTATGTTGCGGATAGTTTGTACATTCTGTCATTGCTCCAAAAGCAGCCTAGTCTAAAAGCTAGCTATGTTGCTCTCGTTAATCCTGTAATGGATGAATATATCAGTGCTGCATTGCCTTTGAACGATCTAGTCTTTGCGGATAATTTTAATTTCTTTATCAAAGAATTGAAACGAACAGGAATGATAGAAAGTCTTCGTGCCAAATATTTTCTAGGGAATGGTTGGGTAAAATAA
- a CDS encoding M23 family metallopeptidase, translated as MNLKSYLALLYYRLRYKYQDLKLKLDIKIANWNKKGKERLTVMVIPHSEQKTINFHISYRAITIFIGTILVLLLISSINVLSHSGSIHQLTELNLSNQDFIRQSAKMKEEINGLHEHVEYYHNHVGALYGRLTGDNSKVAKGIGGAEKLALGSDNNLAPGAEVFRLKEDVHNLKVANELTQEIISILKKRKNLIRQTPSIWPVKGYVLYPYGEYLNPVTARRDFNNGLDIGAFPGSEVVATAPGTVDEIGYTRNTGYFVKVIHKFGWKTIYSNLDRVKVKAHQQISKNEVLGFVGKSENSPQYSLHYEIHVGTRAIDPFAFLNQIQD; from the coding sequence TTGAATCTTAAATCCTATCTTGCACTACTTTATTATAGGCTCAGATATAAATACCAAGATCTGAAGCTTAAGCTAGATATCAAAATAGCAAATTGGAATAAGAAGGGTAAAGAACGTCTCACTGTGATGGTTATCCCTCACTCCGAACAAAAGACGATCAACTTCCATATCTCTTACAGAGCGATCACCATCTTCATCGGGACAATTCTGGTCCTTCTTCTTATCAGCTCTATCAACGTTCTCAGTCATTCCGGATCTATTCACCAACTTACGGAATTGAACTTATCCAACCAAGACTTCATTCGTCAGTCTGCAAAAATGAAAGAAGAGATCAACGGACTCCACGAGCATGTTGAATATTATCACAACCATGTGGGTGCTCTTTACGGAAGACTGACCGGAGATAATTCCAAGGTGGCGAAAGGGATCGGTGGAGCTGAAAAACTCGCTCTTGGTTCCGATAATAACTTAGCACCAGGAGCGGAAGTTTTTAGATTAAAAGAAGACGTCCACAATCTTAAAGTAGCTAACGAACTTACTCAAGAAATCATAAGTATATTAAAAAAACGTAAAAATCTAATCCGCCAGACCCCGTCGATTTGGCCCGTTAAAGGTTACGTTCTTTATCCTTACGGAGAATATCTAAATCCGGTTACAGCTCGCAGAGACTTTAACAACGGATTGGATATTGGAGCGTTCCCTGGATCAGAAGTAGTCGCAACTGCACCTGGTACGGTCGACGAGATCGGATATACACGCAACACCGGTTACTTTGTTAAGGTAATCCACAAATTCGGATGGAAAACGATTTACTCAAATCTGGATCGTGTAAAAGTGAAAGCACACCAGCAAATTTCTAAAAACGAAGTCCTAGGCTTTGTTGGAAAATCGGAAAACAGTCCCCAGTACAGTCTTCATTATGAAATTCATGTGGGTACCAGAGCGATCGATCCTTTTGCATTCTTGAACCAGATCCAAGACTGA
- a CDS encoding bactofilin family protein has product MAHTEEQLAVNSIIGEGAEFSGDFKLSGLLRIDGIFRGTIKTDGKVLIGKTGIVDTDIKARIVVAGGEINGNIFASERVTLLASCRMKGDIITPKVVMEEGVQFEGNCKINPTTH; this is encoded by the coding sequence ATGGCCCATACAGAAGAGCAATTAGCAGTAAATAGCATCATCGGCGAAGGCGCCGAATTCAGCGGAGACTTCAAACTTTCCGGGCTTCTACGTATTGACGGTATTTTTAGGGGAACCATAAAAACCGACGGAAAAGTCCTAATCGGAAAGACCGGAATCGTCGATACGGATATTAAAGCTCGTATTGTCGTCGCCGGCGGTGAAATTAATGGGAATATATTCGCGTCGGAACGAGTGACTCTACTCGCAAGCTGCCGTATGAAAGGTGATATCATCACTCCAAAGGTAGTTATGGAAGAGGGAGTACAATTCGAGGGAAATTGTAAGATTAACCCGACCACTCATTGA
- a CDS encoding YaaR family protein — MKIQSQQKDPRTESRKKRDFGLSLNASIYQPVPSSVSDSQIPDSKSEFFDLVEHLLPYNQERTRDLNSLLRDLPDAERNFLKSPTYANLEVYKRIVQGILKEVLDRNTSIETLRTRARGGSEKVYQVVQIVDDKIQTLADFIVHPENSTFDLMKRMEDIRGLLVDLMN; from the coding sequence TTGAAGATCCAATCTCAACAAAAAGACCCTCGCACAGAATCACGTAAAAAAAGAGACTTCGGACTTTCTCTAAACGCTTCTATATACCAACCTGTACCAAGTTCCGTTTCCGATTCCCAGATTCCTGATTCTAAAAGTGAGTTTTTCGATTTAGTAGAACATCTACTTCCTTATAATCAGGAAAGAACAAGAGATCTAAATTCTTTACTTAGAGATCTTCCGGATGCAGAGAGAAATTTTTTAAAATCTCCCACATATGCAAATCTAGAAGTTTATAAAAGGATCGTTCAAGGTATCTTGAAAGAAGTCCTAGATAGAAACACAAGTATAGAAACTTTACGTACAAGAGCTAGAGGTGGATCCGAGAAAGTTTACCAGGTAGTTCAGATTGTAGACGATAAGATCCAAACTCTCGCAGACTTTATCGTTCATCCTGAGAATTCTACTTTTGATCTAATGAAAAGAATGGAAGATATTCGAGGTCTATTAGTAGATCTAATGAATTAA
- the serS gene encoding serine--tRNA ligase: protein MIDLKYITDNTEELKSNLELRGFKDLAVLDQLADIIQKRKTLQKEADIFREERNKASKEIGKVKQAGGDIAAASASVKEIGDKIKKIEDDLESLESKLLEINLGLPNILDKDVPVGKNEHDNKVLYEVGEVRDYKFTPKPHFELGEALGWFNFEKGTKLAGARAYTYFGLGAKLERALANLMLETHTAEHGYTEVWVPVMVNDECMTTTGQYPKFKDEYYRLERDELNLIPTAEVPLTNLYRDEIIPESSLPISITAHTSCFRREAGSYGKDTRGLVRVHQFQKVELVKFARPEDSEEEHKKMLSHAENILKKLGIRYRVMLLCSGDISAASSKTYDLEVWMPGLNRWMEISSVSNFKDFQARRGKIRYKSKEGKNQLVHTLNGSGLAIGRTLAAVIETYQKEDGTIEFPEALKKYL, encoded by the coding sequence ATGATTGATCTGAAATACATTACCGATAACACGGAAGAACTAAAATCAAATCTTGAACTAAGGGGTTTTAAGGACCTCGCTGTTTTAGACCAGCTAGCTGACATTATTCAGAAGAGAAAAACCCTTCAGAAAGAAGCAGATATATTCCGCGAAGAAAGGAATAAGGCGAGTAAAGAGATCGGAAAAGTGAAACAAGCCGGCGGAGATATCGCAGCTGCTTCTGCTTCTGTAAAAGAGATCGGCGATAAGATCAAAAAAATAGAAGATGATCTTGAATCTCTGGAATCAAAACTTTTGGAGATCAATTTAGGTCTTCCTAATATTTTGGATAAAGATGTTCCTGTAGGAAAGAACGAACACGATAATAAAGTTTTGTACGAAGTCGGAGAAGTCCGGGATTACAAATTTACTCCAAAACCTCATTTCGAATTAGGAGAGGCATTAGGTTGGTTCAATTTTGAGAAAGGAACAAAACTCGCAGGAGCAAGAGCTTATACTTATTTCGGGTTGGGTGCTAAATTAGAAAGAGCGTTAGCGAATCTTATGTTAGAGACTCATACTGCCGAGCACGGATATACGGAAGTTTGGGTTCCTGTTATGGTAAACGACGAGTGTATGACTACTACAGGACAATATCCTAAGTTCAAAGACGAATATTATAGATTAGAAAGAGATGAACTCAATCTAATACCAACTGCAGAAGTTCCTTTAACGAATCTATACAGAGACGAGATCATTCCCGAATCTTCTCTACCAATCTCTATCACTGCTCATACATCCTGTTTTAGAAGAGAAGCAGGCTCTTATGGAAAAGACACAAGAGGTTTGGTTCGAGTACATCAATTCCAGAAAGTGGAACTTGTAAAGTTTGCTCGTCCCGAAGACTCCGAAGAAGAGCATAAGAAGATGCTTTCTCATGCAGAGAATATCCTGAAAAAATTGGGGATTAGATACAGAGTAATGCTTTTATGCAGTGGAGATATTTCCGCTGCTTCCTCCAAAACATACGATTTGGAAGTTTGGATGCCAGGTTTGAATCGTTGGATGGAAATTTCTTCAGTTTCTAACTTCAAAGATTTTCAGGCAAGGCGTGGTAAGATCCGCTACAAATCCAAGGAAGGCAAAAACCAATTGGTCCATACTTTGAACGGTTCCGGTTTGGCGATTGGTAGGACCTTGGCCGCAGTTATAGAAACTTATCAAAAAGAAGATGGAACAATCGAGTTCCCTGAGGCTTTGAAAAAATATCTCTGA
- a CDS encoding acyl-CoA thioesterase, translating into MCSNDSGFYYTLRVRYSEIDAQAVVFNAHYLTYFDTALNEYMRFLKYDYKGELEKNGLDFVVTRSLIEYRAPARFDEELKIYVKAGEIKPASILWNIQVRKVSDDSLVCNGELTWAFLLLESRKPAKLPEVFKNLGAQKRS; encoded by the coding sequence ATGTGCTCAAACGATTCGGGATTCTATTATACTTTAAGAGTACGTTATTCCGAGATCGACGCACAAGCAGTAGTATTCAACGCTCATTATCTTACTTATTTCGATACAGCTCTAAATGAGTACATGAGATTTCTTAAATACGACTATAAGGGTGAATTAGAGAAGAATGGCCTCGACTTTGTAGTCACTCGCTCGCTGATCGAATACAGAGCACCTGCAAGATTCGACGAAGAATTAAAAATTTATGTGAAAGCAGGAGAGATTAAACCTGCGAGTATCCTTTGGAATATTCAAGTTCGAAAAGTATCAGACGATAGCTTGGTTTGTAATGGAGAATTGACCTGGGCATTCTTATTATTGGAATCCAGAAAGCCCGCAAAACTTCCGGAAGTCTTTAAGAACTTAGGCGCTCAAAAACGATCTTAA